In a genomic window of Streptomyces sp. NBC_01231:
- a CDS encoding tetratricopeptide repeat protein, translating into MSRITDFDDLRQAMAENSEQPEGPARNARAEHLLAEAERLNIPLAVIEALGHQLKVYNYSSEKDKMFVPFARLLRMWDERPEDFDEYETHSLHWVFKWMSAGMLDQPHVPLASIEKWLGEMEHRYRLAGHSERAVRGAEFSVAAHIGDVARAERAYTAWLAADRDGMADCHACELHGQGWWQAERGRDGEALELWSPVLAGEFTCAHEPHTVLASSLTPLLRLGRVDEARAHHLRGFRLVRAMESMRGAYADHVEFCALTGNEARGLELLAERPTYFTDGGDPRSGLDFMAVVALLMDRLTELGLGEQRVPGPAGREWTARDLAAHARGEALALAARFDDRNGTRHVSERARARMAQRPLAERLPLGVRSAPRAAVAPAPVATSPEGPGQPGRPDLPALLVEARRLSDTLQPHAIEAWAAVAHAAEGVELEARDRAEIADHQAMDLGPEGITLFERAAELYTEAGDPGEALAARARAAYVHALTGEVAEALAAVAGPYDEVLALYAEDGTGVRQTASVLMGRARILMRRVHEADGPSEDPVVAEAGAGSPVEAPAATGNLPAGPAGADPARGGVSTAGGSAFGSVLAEAEGAAREVLALVEGRTGDDVRLAARAAEAQAMLAELAAQGGDMAAAQELFARAAEGFVGAGLPWFAVEYEARLAALAHHLGDLAETERALRCALEHGGPHLEPTGRAQLHLQLAEVVGGRGLSEEAAAHALEAAHWADEAGEGPTLGAWARHQLGGFLLRQGRWAEAAEVLESALTDLGAETHGDGAIVQTQWWLGDCLSELGEHREAAERRLQAAEIARHWPEQHDHATLAHLAAESLGHAGLPAEADLAYARAGELWRTLGNVHGLVRSLRARAWLALRTEDGAQAARELMAVSVRECEAALDAAADDEEDRQRLVGELGHTHRQFGDLLARSVAEDAEDDSIRAVLEEALAQVAESIVVFAALGADALPSRTGAELAAGWLEADLGRPSDAAARARAVLSAYPSDEDEDETARARRSEARQLLGVVEEQAAG; encoded by the coding sequence ATGAGCCGGATCACGGACTTCGACGACCTCCGTCAGGCGATGGCGGAGAACTCCGAGCAGCCGGAGGGGCCGGCCCGCAACGCGCGCGCGGAGCACCTGCTCGCCGAGGCGGAGCGGCTGAACATACCGCTCGCGGTGATCGAGGCGCTCGGACACCAGTTGAAGGTCTACAACTACAGCTCCGAGAAGGACAAGATGTTCGTCCCCTTCGCGCGCCTGTTGCGCATGTGGGACGAGCGGCCCGAGGACTTCGACGAGTACGAGACGCACTCGCTGCACTGGGTCTTCAAGTGGATGTCGGCCGGCATGCTCGACCAGCCGCACGTTCCGCTGGCGTCCATCGAGAAGTGGCTCGGCGAGATGGAGCACCGCTACCGGCTCGCCGGACACTCCGAACGGGCCGTGCGCGGCGCCGAGTTCAGTGTGGCCGCGCACATCGGGGACGTGGCGCGGGCCGAGCGGGCGTACACCGCCTGGCTGGCCGCCGACCGGGACGGCATGGCCGACTGCCACGCGTGCGAGCTGCACGGGCAGGGCTGGTGGCAGGCGGAGCGGGGCCGGGACGGCGAGGCGCTGGAGTTGTGGAGCCCCGTCCTTGCGGGCGAGTTCACCTGCGCGCACGAGCCGCACACGGTCCTCGCGTCCTCCCTGACGCCCCTGCTGCGGCTGGGCCGCGTCGACGAGGCCCGGGCCCACCATCTACGGGGCTTCCGGCTCGTGCGGGCCATGGAGAGCATGCGGGGCGCCTACGCGGACCACGTCGAGTTCTGCGCGCTGACCGGGAACGAGGCGCGTGGCCTGGAGCTGCTCGCGGAGCGGCCGACGTACTTCACGGACGGCGGGGACCCACGCAGCGGCCTGGACTTCATGGCCGTGGTGGCCCTGCTCATGGACCGGCTCACCGAGCTCGGGCTCGGCGAGCAGCGGGTGCCCGGGCCGGCCGGCCGGGAGTGGACCGCGCGGGACCTCGCCGCCCACGCGCGCGGGGAGGCGCTCGCCCTGGCCGCCCGCTTCGACGATCGCAACGGCACGCGCCACGTCAGCGAGCGGGCACGCGCGCGCATGGCGCAGCGGCCGCTGGCCGAGCGGCTGCCGCTGGGGGTGCGTTCGGCGCCGAGGGCCGCCGTCGCCCCGGCGCCGGTGGCCACGTCCCCGGAGGGGCCCGGTCAACCCGGTCGGCCCGATCTGCCCGCGCTGCTCGTCGAGGCACGGCGGCTCTCGGACACCTTGCAGCCGCACGCGATCGAGGCGTGGGCGGCCGTCGCGCACGCCGCGGAGGGCGTCGAGCTGGAGGCCCGGGACCGGGCCGAGATCGCCGACCACCAGGCGATGGACCTGGGCCCGGAGGGCATCACGTTGTTCGAACGCGCCGCCGAGCTGTACACGGAGGCGGGCGACCCCGGCGAGGCACTGGCGGCACGCGCGCGTGCCGCCTACGTCCACGCCCTCACGGGCGAGGTGGCCGAGGCGCTCGCGGCGGTGGCCGGTCCCTACGACGAGGTCCTCGCGCTCTACGCCGAAGACGGTACGGGCGTACGGCAGACGGCGTCCGTGCTGATGGGGCGGGCGCGGATCCTGATGCGACGGGTGCACGAGGCGGACGGGCCGTCGGAGGACCCGGTGGTGGCCGAGGCGGGCGCCGGCAGCCCGGTGGAGGCTCCGGCCGCGACCGGCAATCTCCCGGCGGGCCCCGCCGGAGCCGACCCGGCCCGGGGCGGCGTGAGTACGGCCGGTGGCTCCGCGTTCGGTTCGGTCCTCGCCGAGGCGGAGGGGGCCGCCCGGGAGGTGCTGGCGCTGGTCGAGGGGCGCACCGGTGACGACGTCCGGCTCGCCGCGCGGGCCGCCGAGGCGCAGGCGATGCTCGCGGAGCTGGCCGCGCAGGGCGGGGACATGGCGGCGGCCCAGGAGCTGTTCGCGCGGGCCGCGGAGGGCTTCGTCGGCGCGGGACTGCCGTGGTTCGCCGTGGAGTACGAGGCCAGGCTCGCCGCACTCGCGCACCACCTCGGCGACCTGGCAGAGACGGAACGGGCGCTGCGGTGCGCCCTGGAGCACGGTGGACCGCATCTGGAGCCGACGGGACGGGCACAGCTGCACCTCCAGCTGGCCGAGGTCGTCGGCGGTCGGGGACTGTCCGAGGAGGCCGCCGCGCACGCCCTGGAGGCGGCGCACTGGGCCGACGAGGCCGGCGAGGGACCGACGTTGGGCGCCTGGGCCCGGCACCAGCTCGGCGGGTTCCTGCTGCGGCAGGGGCGGTGGGCGGAGGCCGCGGAGGTGCTGGAGTCGGCGTTGACCGACCTCGGCGCCGAGACGCACGGCGACGGCGCGATCGTGCAGACGCAGTGGTGGCTCGGCGACTGTCTGAGCGAGCTCGGCGAACACCGCGAGGCCGCCGAACGTCGCTTGCAGGCGGCCGAGATCGCCCGGCACTGGCCGGAGCAGCACGACCACGCGACGCTCGCCCACCTCGCCGCCGAGTCCCTCGGGCACGCGGGGCTGCCCGCCGAGGCGGACCTGGCCTACGCGCGCGCGGGCGAGCTGTGGCGCACACTCGGCAACGTCCACGGCCTGGTCCGCTCGCTGCGGGCCCGTGCCTGGCTCGCGCTGCGCACCGAGGACGGGGCCCAGGCGGCGCGGGAGTTGATGGCGGTCTCGGTCCGGGAGTGCGAGGCGGCACTGGACGCGGCGGCGGACGACGAGGAGGACCGGCAGCGGCTGGTGGGCGAACTCGGCCACACGCACCGGCAGTTCGGCGACCTGCTCGCCCGTTCCGTGGCCGAGGACGCCGAGGACGACTCGATCCGGGCGGTGTTGGAGGAGGCCCTGGCCCAGGTGGCGGAGTCGATCGTCGTCTTCGCCGCCCTCGGGGCCGACGCCCTTCCCAGCCGGACCGGCGCCGAACTCGCCGCGGGATGGCTGGAGGCCGACCTGGGCCGCCCCTCGGACGCTGCGGCACGCGCGCGTGCCGTGCTGTCGGCCTACCCAAGCGACGAGGACGAGGACGAGACCGCGCGGGCGCGCCGGTCCGAGGCACGGCAACTGCTCGGCGTGGTGGAGGAACAGGCGGCGGGCTAG
- a CDS encoding HSP90 family protein, translated as MDSQTSQSSQAPQSPHTFQVDLRGLVDLLSHHLYSSPKVYLRELLQNAVDAITARRTEEPDAPAQVRLYAESGSLRVEDTGVGLSESDVHTLLATIGHSSKRAEGLQEVRADFLGQFGIGLLACFVIAERIRVVSRSARTPDAPPVEWTASDDGSYTVRTLPDTARPEPGTTVHLTARAGAGEWLTGERVLALARDFGSLLPYDVRVGEEAVTDLPAPWDRAYPSPANRRVALARHCHDLFGFTPLDAIDLAVPLAGIRGVAYVLPSAVSPAQRAGHRVHLKGMLLTERGEQLLPDWAFFVRCVLDTDSLRPTASRESLYEDETLAAVREALGERIRSWLTGLAAGDPERLADFLAVHHLGVKSLARHDSEVLRTMLPWLPFETTDGQLSLEEFAQRHPVVHFTRTVEEYRQVAPIASAQGVGVINGGYTYDSELIEALPSVRPGTVVAELDADTVTAHLDAVDPAEELALSGFLTAARAKLDPLGCDVALRAFHPLSVPALHLDDRSARHEQARAEAAEQADDLWAGILGSLRGSAPRARLVLNHLNPLIRRISSLGDPELIGTATESLYGQALLMAQRPLRPADSALLNRAFIGLLEWATHSEDGHP; from the coding sequence ATGGACTCCCAGACCTCACAGTCATCCCAGGCGCCCCAGTCGCCTCACACGTTCCAGGTCGACCTGCGCGGCCTGGTGGACCTCCTCTCCCATCACCTCTACTCCAGTCCCAAGGTCTATCTGCGCGAGCTGCTGCAGAACGCGGTGGACGCGATCACCGCCCGGCGTACCGAGGAACCGGACGCCCCCGCCCAGGTGCGGCTGTACGCCGAATCCGGGTCCCTTCGTGTCGAGGACACGGGCGTCGGACTCAGCGAGTCGGACGTGCACACCCTGCTGGCGACCATCGGGCACAGTTCCAAGCGGGCCGAGGGGCTCCAGGAGGTCCGCGCCGACTTCCTCGGGCAGTTCGGCATCGGGCTGCTCGCCTGCTTCGTGATCGCCGAGCGGATCCGGGTGGTCAGCCGCAGCGCTCGTACGCCGGATGCGCCGCCCGTGGAGTGGACGGCGAGCGACGACGGTTCGTACACCGTGCGGACGCTGCCGGACACGGCCCGGCCCGAACCGGGCACCACCGTGCACCTGACGGCACGGGCCGGTGCCGGCGAGTGGCTCACCGGGGAGCGCGTCCTGGCGCTGGCGCGGGACTTCGGGTCGCTGCTGCCCTACGACGTGCGGGTGGGCGAGGAGGCGGTCACCGATCTGCCCGCGCCCTGGGACCGGGCGTATCCGAGTCCCGCCAACCGCCGGGTGGCGCTGGCGCGGCACTGCCACGACCTGTTCGGGTTCACTCCGCTGGATGCGATCGACCTTGCCGTGCCGCTCGCCGGGATCCGCGGGGTGGCGTACGTCCTGCCGTCGGCGGTCAGCCCGGCCCAGCGGGCGGGTCACCGCGTGCACCTGAAGGGCATGCTGCTGACCGAGCGGGGCGAACAGCTGCTGCCCGACTGGGCGTTCTTCGTGCGCTGCGTCCTGGACACCGACAGCCTGCGGCCCACGGCCTCGCGCGAGTCGCTGTACGAGGACGAGACGCTGGCCGCGGTACGGGAGGCGCTGGGCGAGCGGATCCGGTCCTGGCTGACGGGCTTGGCGGCCGGCGATCCGGAGCGGCTGGCGGATTTCCTGGCCGTGCACCACCTGGGCGTGAAGTCACTGGCGCGGCACGACAGCGAGGTGCTGCGCACGATGCTGCCCTGGCTGCCCTTCGAGACGACCGACGGACAACTGTCCCTGGAGGAGTTCGCGCAACGACACCCGGTCGTGCACTTCACCCGGACCGTCGAGGAGTACCGGCAGGTCGCACCGATCGCGTCCGCGCAGGGCGTCGGGGTGATCAACGGCGGCTACACGTACGACAGCGAGCTGATCGAGGCACTGCCGTCGGTGCGGCCGGGGACGGTCGTCGCCGAGCTGGACGCCGACACCGTGACCGCGCACCTGGACGCGGTCGATCCGGCCGAGGAACTGGCGCTGTCCGGCTTCCTGACGGCCGCGCGGGCCAAGCTCGACCCGCTGGGATGTGATGTCGCCCTGCGGGCCTTCCACCCGCTCTCGGTGCCCGCGCTGCACCTGGACGACCGCTCGGCCCGGCACGAGCAGGCCCGGGCGGAGGCCGCGGAGCAGGCCGACGACCTGTGGGCGGGCATCCTCGGTTCGCTGCGCGGCAGCGCACCGCGCGCGCGTCTGGTGCTCAACCATCTCAACCCGCTGATCCGGCGCATCAGTTCACTCGGCGACCCGGAACTGATCGGCACCGCCACGGAGTCTCTGTACGGGCAGGCGCTGCTGATGGCGCAGCGCCCGCTCAGGCCCGCGGACTCGGCGCTGCTGAACCGGGCGTTCATCGGCCTCCTGGAGTGGGCCACGCACAGCGAGGACGGTCACCCATGA
- the recG gene encoding ATP-dependent DNA helicase RecG — translation MDLVPALEEPLKKVLGPATAKVMAEHLGLHTVGDLLHHYPRRYEERGQLTDLADLPMDEHVTVVAQVADARLHSFASAKAPRGKGQRLEVTITDGSGRLQLVFFGNGVHKPHKELLPGTRALFAGKVSVFNRRLQLAHPAYELLRGAEGEAAEAVDTWAGALIPLYPATAKLESWKIGKAIQTVLPSAQEALDPLPGSLREGRGLVSLPEALLKIHRPHTKADIEDARARLKWDEAFVLQIALARRRHADAQLPAVPRRPAPDGLLTAFDARLPFTLTEGQLKVSEEIFDDLATDHPMHRLLQGEVGSGKTLVALRAMLAVVDAGGQAVMLAPTEVLAQQHHRSVVEMMGELAEGGMLGGADQATKVVLLTGSMGAAARRQALLDLVTGEAGIVIGTHALIEDKVQFHDLGLVVVDEQHRFGVEQRDALRGKGKQPPHLLVMTATPIPRTVAMTVFGDLETSVLDQLPAGRSPIASHVVPAADKPHFLARAWERVREEVENGHQGYVVCPRIGDEEDDPKKAGKKKAPEDEAERRPPLAVLDVADQLARGSLQGLKVEVLHGRMPPDDKDAVMRRFAAGETHVLVATTVIEVGVNVPNATAMVIMDADRFGVSQLHQLRGRVGRGSAAGLCLLVTEMPEASPARQRLNAVAATLDGFELSRIDLEQRREGDVLGQAQSGARTSLRMLAVIEDEEIITEAREEAAAVVAADPELLGLPGLRTALDALLDEEREQYLEKG, via the coding sequence ATGGATCTCGTGCCCGCACTGGAAGAACCCCTCAAAAAGGTGCTCGGCCCCGCCACCGCGAAGGTGATGGCCGAGCATCTCGGCCTGCACACGGTCGGTGACCTTCTGCACCATTACCCGCGCAGATACGAGGAGCGCGGCCAGCTCACCGACCTCGCCGACCTCCCCATGGACGAGCACGTCACGGTGGTCGCCCAGGTCGCCGACGCCCGTCTGCACAGCTTCGCCTCGGCCAAGGCCCCGCGTGGCAAGGGCCAGCGCCTCGAGGTCACGATCACGGACGGCAGCGGTCGGCTCCAACTGGTCTTCTTCGGCAACGGCGTTCACAAGCCCCACAAGGAGCTCCTGCCGGGCACCCGCGCGCTGTTCGCGGGCAAGGTCTCCGTCTTCAATCGCCGCCTCCAACTGGCCCATCCGGCATACGAGTTGCTGCGCGGCGCCGAGGGTGAAGCGGCGGAGGCCGTCGACACCTGGGCCGGCGCCCTCATCCCGCTCTACCCCGCCACCGCCAAGCTGGAGTCCTGGAAGATCGGCAAGGCGATCCAGACCGTCCTGCCGAGCGCCCAGGAAGCCCTCGACCCGCTTCCGGGCTCGCTGCGCGAGGGCCGCGGCCTGGTCTCCCTTCCGGAGGCCCTCCTCAAGATCCACCGCCCGCACACCAAGGCCGACATCGAGGACGCCCGCGCCCGCCTCAAGTGGGACGAGGCCTTCGTCCTCCAGATCGCCCTCGCCCGCCGTCGCCACGCCGACGCCCAACTCCCCGCCGTACCCCGCAGACCGGCCCCCGACGGCCTCCTCACGGCCTTCGACGCCCGCCTGCCGTTCACCCTCACCGAGGGCCAGCTCAAGGTCTCCGAGGAGATCTTCGACGACCTGGCCACCGACCACCCGATGCACCGACTGCTCCAAGGAGAGGTCGGCTCCGGCAAGACCCTGGTGGCGCTGCGCGCCATGCTCGCCGTCGTCGACGCCGGAGGGCAGGCCGTCATGCTCGCGCCCACCGAGGTCCTCGCCCAGCAGCACCACCGCTCGGTCGTCGAGATGATGGGGGAGCTGGCCGAGGGCGGGATGCTGGGCGGTGCCGACCAGGCCACCAAGGTGGTGCTGCTGACCGGCTCCATGGGGGCCGCGGCCCGACGGCAGGCACTGCTCGACCTCGTCACCGGCGAGGCCGGGATCGTGATCGGCACGCACGCGCTGATCGAGGACAAGGTGCAGTTCCACGACCTCGGACTGGTCGTCGTCGACGAACAGCACCGCTTCGGCGTCGAACAGCGCGACGCCCTGCGCGGGAAGGGCAAGCAGCCGCCCCACCTGCTCGTCATGACGGCCACGCCCATTCCGCGCACGGTCGCCATGACGGTCTTCGGCGACCTGGAGACATCCGTCCTCGACCAGCTGCCGGCCGGACGCTCCCCGATCGCCAGCCATGTCGTGCCGGCCGCCGACAAGCCCCACTTCCTGGCCCGTGCCTGGGAACGGGTGCGCGAGGAGGTCGAGAACGGCCACCAGGGCTACGTCGTCTGCCCCCGCATCGGCGACGAGGAGGACGACCCCAAGAAGGCCGGCAAGAAGAAGGCCCCCGAGGACGAGGCCGAGAGGCGCCCGCCCCTGGCCGTCCTCGACGTCGCCGACCAGCTGGCCAGGGGCTCCCTGCAGGGCCTCAAGGTCGAGGTCCTGCACGGCCGTATGCCTCCCGACGACAAGGACGCGGTCATGCGCCGCTTCGCCGCCGGGGAGACCCACGTCCTGGTCGCCACCACCGTCATCGAGGTCGGTGTCAACGTCCCCAACGCCACCGCGATGGTGATCATGGACGCCGACCGCTTCGGCGTCTCCCAGCTGCACCAACTGCGCGGCCGGGTGGGGCGAGGATCGGCCGCCGGCCTGTGTCTCCTGGTGACCGAGATGCCCGAGGCGAGCCCGGCCCGCCAGCGGCTGAACGCCGTCGCCGCCACCCTCGACGGCTTCGAGCTCTCCCGCATCGACCTCGAACAGCGCCGCGAGGGCGACGTCCTGGGCCAGGCCCAGTCCGGCGCGCGCACCAGCCTCAGGATGCTCGCCGTCATCGAGGACGAGGAGATCATCACGGAGGCGAGGGAGGAGGCGGCAGCGGTGGTGGCGGCCGATCCCGAGCTACTGGGCCTCCCAGGCCTGCGCACAGCCCTGGACGCCCTGTTGGACGAGGAAAGGGAGCAGTACCTGGAGAAGGGCTAG
- the rsmD gene encoding 16S rRNA (guanine(966)-N(2))-methyltransferase RsmD yields MTRVIAGTAGGRRLAVPPGTGTRPTSDRAREGLFSTWQSLLGGPLDGERVLDLYAGSGAVGLEALSRGAGHTLLVEADARAARIVRENVRNLGLPGAEVRAGKAQQIIQVPPEQPYDLAFLDPPYAVSDSDLREILLTLLAGGWLAPEALVTVERSTRGGEFHWPDGFEAIRARRYGEGTFWYGRAASTCEDAR; encoded by the coding sequence ATGACCCGCGTGATCGCCGGCACGGCCGGCGGACGTCGCCTGGCCGTCCCGCCAGGGACCGGCACCCGCCCCACTTCCGACCGCGCGCGCGAGGGTCTCTTCTCCACCTGGCAGTCCCTGCTGGGCGGCCCCCTGGACGGCGAGCGGGTCCTCGACCTGTACGCGGGCTCGGGCGCCGTCGGCCTGGAGGCCCTGTCCCGGGGCGCCGGTCACACCCTGCTGGTCGAGGCCGACGCCCGGGCCGCCCGCATCGTCCGGGAGAACGTGCGGAACCTGGGCCTGCCCGGCGCGGAGGTCAGGGCGGGCAAGGCTCAGCAGATCATCCAGGTGCCGCCGGAGCAGCCGTACGACCTCGCGTTTCTCGACCCGCCCTACGCCGTCTCGGACAGCGATCTTCGGGAGATTCTGCTCACACTCCTGGCCGGGGGCTGGCTCGCGCCCGAAGCCCTCGTCACCGTGGAGCGCAGCACCAGAGGCGGCGAATTCCACTGGCCGGACGGTTTCGAAGCGATCCGGGCCCGTCGTTACGGCGAGGGAACGTTTTGGTACGGTCGCGCCGCCTCTACGTGCGAAGACGCACGATGA
- the coaD gene encoding pantetheine-phosphate adenylyltransferase: MRRAVCPGSFDPITNGHLDIISRASRLYDEVYVAVMINKSKRGLFEIDERIDLIRQVTAEYGNVRVEAFHGLLVDFCKQRDIPAIVKGLRAVSDFDYELQMAQMNNGLSGVETLFVPTNPTYSFLSSSLVKEVATWGGDVSHLVPPLVLEALAERLRQD, from the coding sequence GTGCGCCGCGCCGTCTGTCCCGGGTCGTTCGACCCGATCACCAACGGACACCTCGACATCATTTCGCGCGCCTCGCGTCTCTACGACGAGGTCTATGTCGCGGTCATGATCAACAAGTCCAAGAGAGGCCTGTTCGAGATCGACGAGCGGATCGACCTGATCCGCCAGGTCACCGCCGAGTACGGGAACGTCCGGGTGGAGGCCTTCCACGGCCTCCTCGTCGACTTCTGCAAGCAGCGTGACATCCCCGCCATCGTCAAGGGTCTGCGCGCGGTCAGCGACTTCGACTACGAGCTGCAGATGGCCCAGATGAACAACGGCCTCTCGGGGGTGGAGACCCTCTTCGTGCCCACCAACCCCACCTACAGTTTCCTCTCCTCCTCCCTGGTCAAGGAGGTCGCGACCTGGGGCGGCGACGTCTCCCACCTGGTGCCGCCACTGGTCCTGGAGGCCCTCGCCGAGCGGCTCCGGCAGGACTGA
- a CDS encoding ATP synthase F0 subunit B: protein MDVQKKLDEIVSAVSGARSMPMSASCVVNRADLLAMLEEVRAALPGSLAQAQELIGGREQMVEQARQEAERIIGQAHAERGSLISDTEVARRSQAEADRILAEARQEAEEVRAEADDYVDSKLANFEVVLTKTLGSVGRGREKLLGTGPGIDEQGYEDEDAPERSHDPETLRRTADEYVDVKLGAFEAVLAKTLEAVGRGRQKLHGRIATDDLGALADDLSTVQHSSDADYLADLAALTQRETAVAPVEQPVPQQYDQQDMQPAYGYQQQPDTYGGGYQQQYTGQQDPYGYQQADPYAPTSGYAPAGGAPFPGYDGQQGVYDPHQAQQAHQAQQAHPDHHQGEPEQQQGYVPQQAHALDETSLFDTGMISAEQLRAYEQGRGNG from the coding sequence GTGGACGTGCAGAAGAAGCTCGACGAGATCGTGTCCGCGGTCTCCGGTGCCCGGTCGATGCCCATGTCGGCCTCGTGCGTGGTCAACCGCGCCGACCTGCTCGCGATGCTCGAAGAGGTTCGCGCGGCCCTGCCCGGCTCCCTGGCGCAGGCCCAGGAGCTGATCGGCGGCCGTGAGCAGATGGTCGAGCAAGCCCGCCAGGAGGCCGAGCGGATCATCGGGCAGGCGCACGCCGAGCGCGGTTCCCTGATCTCCGACACGGAGGTCGCCCGCCGCTCCCAGGCCGAGGCCGACCGCATCCTCGCCGAGGCCCGCCAGGAGGCGGAGGAGGTCCGCGCGGAGGCCGACGACTACGTCGACTCCAAGCTCGCCAACTTCGAGGTCGTCCTCACCAAGACCCTCGGTTCGGTGGGCCGCGGCCGGGAGAAGCTCCTCGGCACCGGCCCGGGCATAGACGAACAGGGCTACGAGGACGAGGACGCCCCCGAGCGCAGCCACGACCCGGAGACCCTGCGCCGCACCGCCGACGAGTACGTCGACGTCAAGCTGGGCGCCTTCGAGGCGGTCCTCGCCAAGACCCTGGAGGCCGTCGGCCGCGGCCGTCAGAAGCTGCACGGCCGGATCGCCACCGACGACCTCGGTGCCCTCGCGGACGACCTCTCCACCGTCCAGCACTCCAGCGACGCCGACTACCTCGCCGACCTCGCGGCCCTCACGCAGCGGGAGACCGCGGTGGCCCCGGTCGAGCAGCCCGTCCCCCAGCAGTACGACCAGCAGGACATGCAGCCGGCCTACGGCTATCAGCAACAGCCCGACACCTACGGCGGCGGCTACCAGCAGCAGTACACGGGCCAGCAGGACCCGTACGGCTACCAGCAGGCCGACCCGTATGCCCCCACCTCCGGCTACGCTCCGGCGGGAGGTGCCCCCTTCCCGGGCTACGACGGTCAACAGGGCGTCTACGACCCGCACCAGGCCCAGCAGGCACACCAGGCCCAGCAAGCCCACCCGGACCACCACCAGGGAGAGCCGGAGCAGCAGCAGGGGTACGTGCCGCAGCAGGCGCACGCCCTCGACGAGACCAGCCTCTTCGACACCGGCATGATCAGCGCGGAGCAGTTGCGGGCCTATGAGCAAGGGCGCGGAAACGGCTGA
- a CDS encoding DUF177 domain-containing protein: MALNARLDHRNPLVFDTHELGRRPGALQRLTRSIDAPKDLGIQGVIGVPEGAPMKLELRLESVMEGVLVTGTARATAEGECVRCLEPLELKLEADFQEMFSYPDADDRGRPKAEPADDAEDDEDMLFIEDGLFDLEPVLRDAVVLALPMQPVCQEDCPGLCAQCGARLADDPGHHHDAVDIRWAALQGLAGSLEDGEKDDTSDAEAGVDEKQEK; the protein is encoded by the coding sequence ATGGCCCTGAACGCCCGCCTCGACCACCGCAACCCCCTCGTGTTCGACACACACGAGCTGGGTCGGCGGCCTGGTGCGCTGCAGCGCCTGACCCGCTCGATCGACGCCCCCAAGGATCTCGGTATCCAGGGGGTCATCGGAGTGCCGGAAGGCGCCCCGATGAAGCTCGAACTCCGACTCGAGTCGGTCATGGAAGGGGTGCTTGTCACAGGCACCGCCCGTGCAACGGCCGAGGGGGAGTGCGTAAGGTGTCTGGAGCCGCTGGAGCTGAAGCTCGAAGCGGACTTCCAGGAGATGTTCTCGTACCCTGACGCCGACGACCGGGGCCGCCCCAAGGCGGAGCCGGCCGACGACGCCGAGGACGACGAGGACATGCTCTTCATCGAGGACGGCCTGTTCGACCTCGAGCCCGTGCTGCGCGATGCGGTGGTGCTTGCACTGCCGATGCAGCCGGTGTGCCAGGAAGACTGCCCAGGACTGTGCGCCCAGTGCGGAGCACGCCTTGCGGACGACCCGGGCCACCACCATGACGCCGTCGACATCCGTTGGGCGGCACTGCAGGGACTCGCCGGTTCACTCGAAGATGGCGAGAAGGACGACACCAGCGACGCCGAAGCGGGCGTCGACGAGAAGCAGGAGAAGTAG
- the rpmF gene encoding 50S ribosomal protein L32 → MAVPKRKMSRSNTRHRRSQWKAAVPTLVACERCHEPKLQHIACPACGTYNKRQVLEV, encoded by the coding sequence GTGGCTGTTCCGAAGCGGAAGATGTCGCGCAGCAACACGCGCCACCGCCGGTCGCAGTGGAAGGCTGCGGTCCCCACCCTGGTTGCGTGCGAGCGCTGCCACGAGCCCAAGCTGCAGCACATCGCGTGCCCGGCTTGCGGCACCTACAACAAGCGCCAGGTCCTCGAGGTCTGA